A window of Pectobacterium carotovorum genomic DNA:
GGTACGCGTTCGCCTTTTGGATAACCGCGCCGATGTGCGAAACCGACACACATCACCATCAGGGTCAGGCTGAGCAGCAGGCCTGGCAGGATCCCCGCAATAAACAGCGAAGCAATGGAAACCGTACCGCCGGTTGCCAGCGAGTAGATCACGGAGTTGTGGCTCGGCGGTGTCAAAATCGCCTGCACGGAGCCACTGGCGGTGACGGCAGCGGAGAAGTCGCGTGGATAACCTTTCTTTTCCATTTCCGGGATCATCACCGAACCGATAGAGGCGGTGTCTGCCACGGAAGAACCGGATATCGCACCAAAAAATGTTGATGCGACGATGTTAACCAGCGACAAGCCGCCGCGAATAAAGCCGACAAAAATATACGCGAAGCTGACCAGCCGACGGGCGATGCCGCCTTCGGCCATAATGGCACCGGCCAGAATGAAGAAGGGGATGGCCAGCAGCGAAAATTTGTTTACGCCGTTGGTAATCTGGATCATCACCGCCTCAAGCGGCAGATCGATCCAGAAAGCCCCAACAATCGCGCTCAACCCTACCGCGTAGGCGACGGGAACGCCGACCGCCAGCAGCACGGCCAGCGTGGCAATCAGAATAAATGCATCCATGGTATTGGCTCCGAATTAAGAACTGCCAAGCATTACCACAGGGCGTTTATCCTGCGGGCCGAAAAACATTTTTTCGATGATGAACAGCACGGTGATGAATGAGCCAATAGGCAGCGGCAAATAACTTTCACCTGCGGTTAATAAGGGAAACTCCGCGACGGGCTGTTCCCATAATTCCATGCAGAGCACGGTGCTGTAATAGAGAATAAACAGGCTGATTAACAGCATCAGGAGGTTCGCCAGATGAACGCAAACCTTCTTACCAGTTTCTGGCAATCTGTCGGTCAACATGCTGACGGCAATATGTGAGTTGGAACGGTAACTGACGGCGGCGCCGACAAAAGTAAACGTCACCATACAAATAATTGAAATGGGTTCTGGCCAGGATAACGCGGCATTTAAAACATAGCGTGCGAATATACCGACAGGAATAACAAGCGTCATAATTAATAACGCCAGACCAGAAACCCACATGGCAATACGATAGAGTACATCCATGCTGGAAAGATAAGACTGTGCCATTTTTCCACCTATACTCACTTCGCTGGGTGATAAGCAAAGGATCATTGTTGATATCAGGCTATTAATGGTGGCGGATAAATAGCAGGCTATTTATCCGCTGAGATGAGGTACTGATTATTGGACGTCGGCGACGGCTTTAATCAGATCCTGATATTTGGCACCAAACTGATCGCGGACGGGTTGCGTGGCTTTAAAATAGTACTCGGTATCAATGTCATGGAACTGAACGCCGCCGGCTTTCATTTTATCCAGAGATTGCTGCGTATATTCTTTCCACAGTACGCGCTGTTCCTGCTGCGCTTCTTTCGCCAGCTTCAGGATAAGATCCTGATCCTCTTTAGAAAGTTTGTCCCATTTGGCTTTGGAATACAGGAACAGCTCAGGAATAATGAAGTGGCGGCTCCAGGTATAGTTTTTCACGACAGGCAGGTAGTTGTGTGCGACAAACGTTGGTGGGTTATTTTCGGTGCCGTCAATCACGCCGGTTTGCATGCCGCTGAAGACTTCACTGACGCCCATGGCAATCGAGTTGGCCCCCATCGCTTTTAGCGTGGCCAGCGCGACCGGGCTACCCTGTACGCGAATTTTCATGCCCTTGAGGTCTTCTGGTTTCACCACCGGTTCCTTGGTGATTAAGTTACGCGTTCCCGCATCCATCCAGCCCAGAAAAACCAATTTTGATTTACTGCTATGGGTAATCTTGTCACCAATTTCCTGACCGATTTTTCCATCCAGCACTTTATGCAGATGATCTTCATCACGGAAAATATAGGGCAGCGTGAAGACTTCTATTTCCGGTAAAATAGCGGCAACGGGCGTCATTGATACACGGATAATATCAATCGCGCCGAGCTGCGCCTGCTCAATCATTTGTTTCTCATCACCCAATACCCCGCCGGGGAAGGTTTTAATTTCCAGCCTGCCATTTGTAGCGGCTTTTAATTTCTCTCCCATTTTCTGAACGGCGACGACATTAGGATAACCTTCAGGGTGAACATCAGAGGCTTTAATTTGTTGTGCCTGAATCGCTTGGCTCATCAGGAGTGCAGTAGAACCCAGACAAACGCCGATCAATGTTTTCGACAGCTTCATTGAATTATCTCCAGAGGTGGGGTGACATTATCGATAATCAAATGGTGATTTAAAAATATAAACCCATGAAAAATAGCGTAATGAAGAGTGGGTTTAATGATGAGAAGACGACCGCCTATTACGTATTATTGTGGCGTGAGTCAGTATTCTCTGCGAGTTAAGCTAACCTATTATACAACTTCGTAGAATGACTCGTGTCACAAAAGAAAAAGCTAATATGAAATGCTGTTTTATATGGACTTTATTCCTATTTGACTTATAGGAATATACGTAACTTGGTGTTTTTATTTATCTTATTATGTACATATGTATCTATTTATTTCAGTAAACTTATCGCCAGCTACCATTAAATGGTGTGATAACTTAATGTTGATCACAAAAAGCCGATCGTAAAAATCTTGGTTATCGCACCGTGTTTTAGGGGGATCTCCTGCCTGATATATTCCTGAATGCTATCCTTCTTATCGTTCTTATGCTTTTCCTGCCGATGTGCGAGCAAATACCCTCTGAAATTCTGTCAGAACGCAAGGAAAGTGCGTTATCTGATGTAAATAATAATGAGAACAACTATCAATTCGTTCAAGGTTTGGTATCATTTCAGGCTGCGTTATTGCGTCGATTGTACCTGCGGGTATCGTACTGGATGAATGGTGGAGGCACAGCGTGAAGACGGCTGTCAGTAATACAACTCAACAGGTGTTATCAACCTGGCAAAAAAAACGTGGCGCGTTCAGCGCATTTTCCCGTAGCGTGCTGGTTATCCTGCTGTGTGCGGCGGGACTAAGTGGAAATGCGTTTGCGGCTCCGGCAACGACGCCGTTGTCGACACAGAATGCAGCGCCAGCCGCGCAGCCTTCTGCTGTGCCCCCTTCCGCTCCTGTGACGACCGATGCACAAGCCCCGACATCAGCGCTCACGCTGCCTGCCAGCGCGGCACCGGGCACCAACAACCTGATGAAAACCGATTTGTCCGTCTGGGGTATGTACCAGCACGCCGATGCCGTCGTGAAAACGGTGATGATCGGTTTGCTGCTGGCCTCCGTGATTACCTGGGCGATCTTCTTCAGTAAAAGCGTTGAGATGTCAGGCGCGAAACGCCGTCTGCGCCGTGAGTATCTGGCGTTGGAACAGGCGAAAACGCTGGACGACGCGCTGGAAACCGCGGACGCGTTCAAAGCAGGCAGCGTTGCACAGCAACTGCTGGTCGATGCGCAGAACGAACTGGAGCTTTCCGCACGTTCCGATGACAACAACGGAATTAAAGAGCGCACCGCGTTTCGTCTGGAACGTCGCGTGGCGGCTACCGGGCGTCACATGGGGCGTGGTAACGGCTATCTGGCAACGGTCGGTGCAGTTGCGCCGTTCGTGGGCTTGTTCGGTACGGTATGGGGCATCATGAACAGCTTCATCGGTATCGCGCAGACGCAAACCACTAACCTAGCGGTGGTCGCACCGGGGATCGCAGAAGCTTTGTTGGCGACGGCGATCGGTCTGGTTGCCGCGATCCCTGCGGTGGTTATTTATAACGTCTTTGCACGTTCGATTGCCGGCTACAAAGCGATGGTTGGCGATGTGGCTGCACAGGTACTGCTGCTGCAAAGCCGCGATCTCGATGTGGCTGCCAGCAACGATAACCGGGCGTCTTCAGCAGCGCATAAACTGCGGGTGGGTTAAGTCATGGCGATGCATTTGAAGGAGGACGTGAGTGATGACAGTGAAATGCATGACATTAACGTCACGCCGTTCATTGACGTCATGCTGGTTCTGCTGATTATCTTCATGGTGGCGGCCCCGCTGGCAACGGTAGACATTCGTGTCGATCTGCCAGCCTCATCGGCAGCACCACAGCCGCGGCCGGAAAAACCGCTTTATCTGACGGTAAAAGCAGATAAGCAAATGTTCCTGGGGGAAGAGGTGGTTAGCGAGCAGTCGCTGGCGCAGGTGCTGGATGCGAAAACCAGTGCCAATAAAGAAACGACCATCTTCTTCCAGGCGGACAAAAGCGTCGATTATGAAACCATTATGAGCGTGATGGATTCACTGCGTAAGGCGGGCTACCTCAAGGTTGGCCTGGTCGGTGCGGAAACCGCTGCCGCTAAATAACGGCTGAGGGTTGTGTTGTAAGAAGGAATGCGGGCGTTCAAACCGCGTTCCTTTTTTTACGTCTGTAGATTTACGTCCAGATGATGGCAGGGCGCTTTGGGCGTTGGTCTACGCCCGCGAGTCAGGATGACGCCAGTGAATACGCGTCGGGATATAGCGTCGGTCTTCTTCAAGCGGCTGTTGTGCAATCAAACTCGTAATCATTTCAAAGCTGCTGCGCGCCAGATTCTCACAATCCTGCGCCACGGTATCGATCTTCAGCGGCAAACAATCAAACAGATAGTGATCGTCAAAGCAGCACAGTCGGATGCCGCTTTCCATCAGGTTATGCTGGTTCATATAACGCAACACACCTTCCATCAGGCCACAGGCAGCGACAAACAGCGCTTTTGGCGGACGACCCAGCGTTGCACACAGCTGAGCAAACATTTCATAACCTGCGCTGGGGTGATAGCTGCCGTGAATAATCCACTCCGGCTTGCAGTCGATGCCTGCGCGCGTTAGTCCAAGCTGGAAGCCTTCCAGACGGTGGCGAGTCGGGGAAATTCGCTGCTGGCCGCCAAGGAAATAGAATTCATCACGATGCTGACGGGCGATACGCTCGACCATTTCCGCCGTGGATTCTACCGCTTCGGAAATCACCATCGGCAGCGTGGAATCACCAATCACCCGGTCAAACTGCACGACGGGCAACTGTTGATTAATTTTCTGATATTCGACATCGCTTAACAGGCTGGAAGCGACAATCAGGCCATCGACCTGACGCTGCACCAGACTGTTGACCGCCATCATCTCCTGACTGGCGTTTTCGTCGGTGCAGGCAATCAGCAGTTGTAGCCCCGCTTCACGACACAGCATCTCCAGCTCGCGGGAAATCACGGCAAAGCCGTAGTTGGTCATTTCCGGCACCACCAGCCCCAACGTGTTGCTGCGTGAGGAACGCAGCGAACGGGCGTGAATACTGGGCTGATAACGTTGTTCGTGCGCGACGGCTAAAATGCGGTCGCGGGTTTCATCAGAAACGCGAAACTCTTTGCTGCGTCCGTTAAGCACCAGACTAGCGGTGGATTTTGATACACCGGCCAGCGCGGCGATGTCACTGATTGTTATGCGTTTAGTCGGTTTCACCGCGAGGTCTGCTATCAGAAAAAAGGGAAGTTATTCTATCACGCATGGCGCTAACAGCCAGTGCTGTAGCGTTAATCGCCCAGAGCCGCTGAATGTCATGGTTGCTTCGCTTTCCGGGAAATAGCGTGCAGACACCACGGCTTCGCCGTCGTTGATGAAAATTTCAACGCTGGAGCGATCGCACAGGATCTGCAATTGGCTCAGGTCACCGCGCCAGTAGCGATGCTCGGGTTCGCCGGTACGGCGGTTACGTCGGCTCAACGTGACGCGTTCACCGTCCCAACAGAGAACCAGCTGAGAGGCGAGGTTGAACTGAAATTCCCCCTGTACGGCGATGAGGATTTCTGCGCTGCTAGTGTGAAGCGGAGGCGCGTAGTCTGCGGCACCCTGCCAGGTGTAATGCTGCCTGCGCAGTTGTTGCAATTCGCGCGCAGGACGTTGATAAACGCGATCGGCATGCAGCGTGAGTTCACGCGGACAGGTCATGGTATGGATCCAGCCCTGTTCGATCGTGGGTTCAAAAAACTCATTGTCGTCAGGAATCGACATCCAGCCGAACAGCAGGCGTCGCCCGTCTTCACTCAATGTTGTTTGCGGTGCGTAAAACTCAAAGCCGAGATCCAGTTCGTGGAAATCCTGATGTGGGTACGTGCCACTTTCGTAGTCGAGTGAACCAATGAAGTAGCCCGCCTGAAAGGTATTCAGGTAGCGTTCGTCTTCAGCGGGAACGCCCTGCGGGCAGCAAACCAGTACGTCTTTGCCATCCAGCAGGAACAAGTCTGGGCACTCCCACATATAGCCAAAATCAGCGAGGCCACCTAAACGGGAACCGGCGATCTCGCTGATCTTCTCCCACGCCAGCAGATCGGCAGAACGGTAGAGCAGCACCTTGCCTTGCAGGCAGAGATCTTGGGCGCCGAGTACCATGTACCAGTGGTCGTCATGACGCCACACTTTAGGATCGCGAACGTGGCCAGTGTAGCCGTCGGGGAGCGTAAGAACCGCGCCCAGCTTGTCATATTCACCGTTAGGGTTCTCACGGGCGAGGCACTGAAACGCGGTACGCGAACCGTCATCGTATTTCACGTTACCGGTGTAGATCAGCATGATCGCCCCCTGATCTGCCACGGCAGAACCGGAGTAGCAGCCGTGGCTTTCATAGCTTTCGCTTGGCACCAGCGCGACGGGTTCATGCTTCCAGTTCACCAAATCGGCGGAACTCCAGTGCCCCCAGAATTTTGCTCCGTGGGCACAGGACAAAGGATTCCACTGATAAAACAGATGGTAACGCCCGTTGTGATGAATGAATCCATTTGGATCGTTAAGCAGACCAACGTTCGGGGACAGATGCCATTCCGGGCGATACGGGTCTTCCTGTTTCCGTGAATGGCCTGACATCAGGGCGTGGACCATGCGTTTTAGTAAGTGGACTTCCTTCATTATTCGCTATCCGTTTTATATTTCAGCAGTAAGGAAAGGATAAAGGCGGCACCGAACGCAATTAACATCCCGATCAGGTAGTTAAGCATCGATCCCCCTTGCACAATAGCCAGCCCCGGAAAACCGGTCAGCCCGACGGCCGTCATATTGACGTGATTGAAGACCACCCACGCGCCACCGAGCGCACCGCCTGCCAGTGCTGCCAGGAACGGTTTAATGAAGCGCAGGTTGATACCAAATATCGCGGCTTCTGTGATGCCCAGCAGACAAGAAAACCCGGCAGGAACGGCAATCGCTCGGGTTTTGGCATCACGCGTTTTGAAGTATACCGCCAGACATGCGCCGCCCTGCGCCACGTTCGCCATTGCCCAAATTGGCAGCAGGAAGTTGACGCCGATATTCGGGTTGCCAAGCAGTCCGGCTTCAATGGCATGGAAGCTGTGATGGACGCCAGTGATGACGATGACGGAGTAGAGGCCGCCGAACAGCAAACCAGCCAACCAGCCAGCGTGAGCAATCAATGTGCTGAGAACCAAAGAAATGCCATCGCCCAGCGCACGCCCAGCAGGCCCGATGAGCAGCATAGCGACAAACCCGGAAATGATGACCGTCAGGAATGGTGTGACAATGATGTCCAGCGCGTCCGGTACGATTTTACGCAGGCGCTTTTCCACGATGCTCATGAACCAGACGGCCAGCAGGACCGGAAACACGGTGCCCTGATAGCCGATCATGGCGATGTCCATGCCGAAGAAATGCATGGTCTGGAAGCCCCCGGCGACGCCCCAAGCGTTGGTCAGCGCCGGATGGGTCAGGATACCGCCCAGCGTCGCGCCCAGATAAGGGTTGCCGCCGAATTCCCGTGCGGCGGTAAAGCCGATTAGAACAGGCAGGATAATAAATGCCGCGGAGCTGAACATATCCAGCATGACGAAGATCGCGCTGCTGGAATCGACCCAGCCGTAGGTCTTGATCATGCCGAGCAGTCCCATCAACAGACCAGACGCGATAATCGCTGGCATGATGGGGACGAAGATGTTCGACAGCAGGCGCGCCAGACGTTGCAGCGGATTCAGCTTTTTCGCGGCAATCGACGCGGCTTCGGATTTGCTCGATTCACTGATGCCTGCCGCTTTGATGAACTCGGCATACACCTTGTTAACCAGCCCGGTGCCGAAAATGATCTGCATTTGTCCGGCATTCTGGAAGCAGCCCTTAACGCCATCGACGTTCTCGATCGCTTTCTTGTCAGCCAGACTGTCGTCATTCAGTACCAGACGCAGACGAGTCGCGCAGTGGGCAGCACTGGCTATATTCTCTTTCCCGCCGAGAAGGGGGATGAGTGCGGCGGCAGTAGCGTTGATATCCATGTTATTCCTCTTTTTCAATAGGATATGCTGTTTCTTCGGCGTCGATTAGCGCGTAATCGACGCCAAGGTCAGGCAATTATCAGAACCAGGTTTCCATCTGGATACCGAAGTTCCATTCGCCGCCTGCTTTAAAGCCGGTGGAGCCAAAGGTATCTTCACTGGAGTAGTTATCCAGCCGTTTATCCCAGTCCATGTAGCTGGCAAACACGCGCAGTTCAGGGCGGCTAAAGAAGTTACCGATATCGCCGACCTTGAACGTTGGTGCAAAGGTCAGCTTGTAGAAGCCGCCGCTCACCTGATTCAGGCTCCGATAACCGCGTGGATCGAGGTCCATGTATTGATAACTGCCTTCATAGGCCAGTGCAAAGTTTTCGGTGATTTCCTGAATCAGGCGCGCATTAAAGGTGACCCATTCGTAGCTATCGCCGCTGACGTAACGGTCTTTGCTGGTTTGCGCCAGAATGGACGGCGCGAAGCTCCAGGTCTTGTTCAGCGCTGTTGTGCCGTAGGTCGCAAAGCGCCAGGTGTTGGCATCGTTAGTCAGGTTGCCGTCAGCACCGATGTTCTTCACTTCACCGCCCAGACCGTGGCCGTAAAGGATCGCGGTTTTCGATGTCCCGTCGCGTAAGCCATAGAAGCTGTCGCCGTGGTAAGCCACCATGGCGTGATAGCCTTTGTCGCCTGCATTGGTATTGGTGACAGCGAGGTTATCGCGACTTGTCCCCGTGTTTTCTTTGACGTCGTTATTCTTCGCGGTTAACCCGCTCAGCATGAACTGGAATGACCCGACGTAGTTGTTAGCGGTAAAGACGTAGTTTTTGATGTCGTTATCCAGCGAGGTAATTTCGCCGAGGCTGCGGCCATACAGTGAGAAGTTACTCTTGGCGCTATCCGCCCATTTCACGTCATAGATCCCGCCGCCGGTGCCTGCGAGGAAGACTACGTCGCTGTCCAGCCAGTGAATATCGAAGTTATCGCGATCGAAACGTTTACCCGCCCACAGCGTCGTGTCCTTAAAGGCACCGGTGAAGGTTGGCAGTGAACCCAGTTCGACGAAAGCTTCACGAATGTTGAGGTCGCTGGTGGCGGCCGTCCAGTCGTTATAGCTGCGCTGGCCGTCTGCCATCATCACCTTGAAGCGGGTGGTTGCGCCGTTATCCAACTTCTGTTTGTGCTCCAGTTTGAGCTCGACGTAGGTGTCGTCTTCATTGCCTAAACGACCAATATGTCCGCCAGTCTGACCCGCAGGGGACATGCCCGGCCCGATATCGGTTTTGGAACTGGTGGCAGAATCATTGATCGACAGGCCAGAACGCGCGTAGCCGTGGAATTCAAATCCATCAGCGAACGATTTCTGCTTGGCCAACGCCGTCGTGCGCTGTTCCACCTGCTGGGTTTTTTGTTCGGTTTGAGTCGTGCGGGTCGCTAGCTGCTGGGTTTGCTTTTCAGCGGCATTGGCTCTGGCCTCAGCGGCTTGTGCACGGGCTTCAGCCTGTTGCAAACGCTGTTCCATGGCGTTCAGGCGGGCTTCAATACTATCGGTGTTGGCAGCGGAAACATAAAAGGGGGAGGAAAGTAATAATCCTATCGTCACAGCAAGGTGGCTTGGTTTCATTTTTTCGTTCTCGTCGTGAAGGAGATTTATTGTTTTTGGATTTCTCGTGTTTAGCTAAATGGCTAAACCGGTTTTTCATGGGGAAAATAAAAGCCAGCAGAAGGGTTAGCAAGAAATTTCACTCACCCGATTCTGTAACTGTGATCCTGACTACAAAACCGGGCGGTAACCGTATTAAGCGAAGGGCTTTAGTGCTTGTTTACGGGAGGGCGTGCAGTTGCTGCGCATAGGGGAGTGCTGTCATCGCGCCTTTTGCTGTGGTGGCCAGCGCACCGCACCGCTGAGCCTGCGCGATAATCGGGTCCCAGCTAGGCGGCTGTGACAGGTCGTCATACTGCGCCAGGCCGTGCAGTAAACCGGCGACGAAGGCATCCCCTGCACCAGTCGTATCGACGGGGGTTACCAACGGCGCGGCAAAGTGCCGTAGCTGGTGGCGATCGTGCAGCCAGACGCCTTCGCTACCTAATGTCACCAGCAAGAGTTGGGTGGGGTAGCGCTGCATAAACTGCTGAATCCCCGCTTCAACATCCGGTGTTGAACAGAGAAAGCTCAGTTCTTCACGCGACAGCTTCACCACATCGGCCAGCATCAGCGCCTGTGTCAGACAATCGCGCAGTTCTTGCTCGCTTTGCCAGAGATCGTCACGGATATTCGGGTCGAAACTAACTCGCCCCAGCGCGGCTTTCACCTGCCGCATCGCCTCAAATGCGGTACTGCGCGAGGGCTCCTGCGAGAGTGCGATGGAGCAGAGATGCAGCCATTCTCTTCGGTTGAACATCGGCAGATCTTCCGACTGTAAAAACAGATCGGCACTCGGGCGTACCATAAACGTGAAAGTGCGTTCCCCTACATCATCCAGGCTTACGACCACGGTTGAGGTTCTGTGGTGCCTGTCGTGCACCATGTGGTGGGTATCGACGTTTTCTTTTTCCAGAATCGTTTTTAGAAAATGGCCAAAAACATCGTCACCAACGCGGCCGATAAAGGCACTATTTCCCCCCAATCTGGCGATACCGACCGCGACATTGGCCGGTGCGCCGCCGGGACATTTCAAATAGCGTTCCGTATCTTCCGGTACGAGATCGACAACTGCGTCTCCCATAACCCAAATTCTGTTTGCCATAACGTTACTCTTATCAGCGGTAATTAGACTGTTTGCTAAAATAGAAGAATCGGTTTAGCTATGCAACGTTATTAGAGCGTGTCTGTAGAACCGCTTACAGCGAAGCAATAAGCATAGGGAAAATCTGTAAGTTACAGGAGTCTATTAAGTGTTTGGATAATCATGTTTTTTTGACATGTCGGTGTAAAGAAAGGAAAGTGAACGAGATCGAATTTTTGAAATCGCAGGCTAAATAAAATACATTTCTGCCCGATACCCTTTATGTCGTTTGGCAATGCAGCATGACTGCCATCAAGGAAGATACCAAGAAGGAGAGAATGGTATGGCTCATAAAATCTTGGATAATATGTTGGATGAATTAAAAACAGTGGTTAAACAGCACGTCGGTGATAGTGCTAATGTTCGGATCGACATACGCTACCTTGAGGGAGGGCGTAAAACACTTCGTATTACTATTCCTGATATTTCCACTCTGGAAATTGAATTTAATCAGCGTACCGATCGTGCGTAATTACAATCTGCTTTGGGGAATATGGGCGATATGGGCTTTATTGGTTATCGTCTGGCTTATTGATATTTATAGTGAATTCCCCCTTCGATATTACGGTCAGGGAGTGGTTGCCGTGCTAGCCGCAAGTGCTGCGATCGCATTTTTCTATACTGTTAAAAGGAATAACACGATGTTTTCATTTGATAAAAACAAAAAAGACGTAAAAGAACCGCAAGAGCGCAGTGAAATAAACAGCTCTCCCGCTATCAGCCCATCGAACGAGTTGATTAATTCAGTGAACCCTGTGCGCGTGAAAAAAGACACCTTCATTTCTCAGGGCGCACGTATGACGGGCTCTCTGACTGTGGATGGCAACATTACCGTGGAAGGCCGGGTAGAAGGTGATGTGCAGTGTGATAACACGATTAAGGTGGAGCATACCGGTCAGGTCAATGGCGAGATGAAATCGCAGCAGATCGTCATCAACGGTCGCGTTGAAGGACGCATTGCCGCCAGCGTTGTAGCCATTCTGGCGCAGGGAAAAGTATTCGGCGACATTTTCACCGATGAACTCTCCATCGAAAAAGGTGGCGTCTTCACCGGTCAATCCCACCCGCTGACCCCGCCAACGCAGAGCCAGGAAAAACTGACCTACGTGGAAAAGAAAAAAGAGAAAACCAGCAAAGCACCCGCAGAGCAAGAGAACGTCGTCGCGCTAGCGAGCAATGCGCCAACGGCGTGATGTCGTAAGGTCATTCTGACAGGTAAAGCCTATGCACAAGGAAGACATCATCGACCGGCGCTATTTCCAGTATTGGGGAAAAGCAAAAAGAGCCGCGGATGCGCTGGAAGGGGATGATTATCATCTGCTGCCTTATCACGGTTTGGATGTGGCGGCCTGCGGTTATTTCTTATTAAAGGGAAACTATTTTCAGGCTAACCATGTGCTGCGTGAACTGGTATTTGGCGATGATGATGTCGCCGCATGGTTTGCGTATTTTCTGGCTTGGCACGATATCGGAAAGTTTGCGCGTGGTTTTCAGGGCAAATATGCCAACCCTGATTCCCCGTTAGTCCAGCATTCGGGGCAGTCCGGGAAGGACAGGCATGACGATCTGGGCTTCTGGCTATGGACGATGCGTGATGACATTCCCAATTT
This region includes:
- a CDS encoding aminoimidazole riboside kinase; the encoded protein is MANRIWVMGDAVVDLVPEDTERYLKCPGGAPANVAVGIARLGGNSAFIGRVGDDVFGHFLKTILEKENVDTHHMVHDRHHRTSTVVVSLDDVGERTFTFMVRPSADLFLQSEDLPMFNRREWLHLCSIALSQEPSRSTAFEAMRQVKAALGRVSFDPNIRDDLWQSEQELRDCLTQALMLADVVKLSREELSFLCSTPDVEAGIQQFMQRYPTQLLLVTLGSEGVWLHDRHQLRHFAAPLVTPVDTTGAGDAFVAGLLHGLAQYDDLSQPPSWDPIIAQAQRCGALATTAKGAMTALPYAQQLHALP
- a CDS encoding polymer-forming cytoskeletal protein, with product MFSFDKNKKDVKEPQERSEINSSPAISPSNELINSVNPVRVKKDTFISQGARMTGSLTVDGNITVEGRVEGDVQCDNTIKVEHTGQVNGEMKSQQIVINGRVEGRIAASVVAILAQGKVFGDIFTDELSIEKGGVFTGQSHPLTPPTQSQEKLTYVEKKKEKTSKAPAEQENVVALASNAPTA